From one Microlunatus sp. Gsoil 973 genomic stretch:
- a CDS encoding response regulator transcription factor: MTITVALADDQPLVRMGLRVLVEAEDDLELVGEAGNGHEIVDLVSRLHPDVVLMDVRMPLSDGLQALSKIKNDPRLGETKVVMLTTFELDEYVFEALSSGASGFLIKDSDPADFVRAIRVAASGESLLSPSVTRRVISSFTGSRPATHRPHPLLGELTDREREVLGLVGEGLSNDEIAERLVVSPATARTHVSRTMIKLQARDRAQLVVIAYQAGLVS; encoded by the coding sequence ATGACGATCACCGTGGCTCTTGCCGATGATCAACCACTGGTCCGGATGGGCCTGCGGGTGCTCGTCGAAGCCGAAGATGATCTTGAACTCGTCGGCGAGGCCGGCAACGGCCACGAGATCGTCGATCTGGTGTCGCGGCTGCATCCTGATGTCGTCCTGATGGACGTCCGGATGCCGTTGTCCGACGGGCTGCAGGCATTGAGCAAGATCAAGAACGATCCGCGGCTCGGTGAGACCAAGGTGGTGATGCTGACCACCTTCGAGCTCGACGAGTACGTCTTCGAGGCCCTGTCCTCGGGAGCCAGTGGGTTTCTGATCAAGGACAGCGATCCGGCTGACTTCGTCCGGGCGATCCGGGTTGCGGCCAGTGGTGAATCGCTGCTCAGCCCTTCGGTGACCAGGCGGGTGATCTCCTCGTTCACCGGCAGTCGACCGGCGACGCACAGGCCGCACCCGCTGCTCGGCGAACTGACCGACCGGGAGCGAGAGGTGTTGGGATTGGTCGGTGAAGGGCTGAGCAACGACGAGATCGCCGAGCGGCTGGTGGTCAGCCCGGCGACCGCCCGCACCCACGTCAGCCGCACCATGATCAAACTCCAGGCCCGGGACCGGGCCCAGCTGGTCGTGATCGCCTATCAGGCGGGGTTGGTCTCATGA
- a CDS encoding sensor histidine kinase yields MTTRSRPYLLDAPLGFIVAVVSLGVARVAGSVIREGTPTMQPPWMQPPWMQPGFGRRPMHFPETPVLGEPYTWSAVLLVLIIGIGIAVRRIRPLTGYAMTVVGATGYLSVGLPFGPVLFAPALGLLALATRLPVRRWAPWAALLLPLIWGGFVGDPYLGFANPNLYTALVLGPPLIMVPALIATIRRIRTEESRRAHDLDLRRAAYQERLRIARDVHDLIGHSLSVINMQAGVALYLLDKDRQKAGTGSDHRIEDSLQAIRSTSKNALDELRATLAVFRGETTDGRAPVSGLARLPELVDSFHSAGRSVAVRTDGRLDDLPGPVDTAAYRVLQEALTNVARHADGADAEVVITRTAELLVVDVIDNGPSVPRSGRDSNRDGTAPDNQQPKGSGLIGMRERARAVGGEVTAGPRADGGFAVHAEFPIRTEAQG; encoded by the coding sequence ATGACCACACGATCACGCCCTTATCTCCTTGATGCGCCACTCGGCTTCATCGTCGCCGTTGTGTCGCTCGGCGTCGCCCGAGTCGCCGGCTCCGTGATCCGCGAAGGCACTCCGACCATGCAGCCGCCGTGGATGCAGCCGCCGTGGATGCAGCCCGGCTTCGGGCGGCGCCCCATGCACTTCCCGGAGACACCGGTGCTCGGTGAGCCCTACACCTGGTCCGCGGTGCTGTTGGTGTTGATCATCGGGATCGGCATCGCGGTACGCCGGATCCGCCCGCTGACCGGTTACGCAATGACGGTCGTGGGTGCAACCGGCTATCTGTCTGTCGGACTGCCGTTCGGCCCGGTGCTGTTCGCGCCGGCTCTCGGGCTGCTCGCCCTGGCCACGCGGCTGCCGGTCCGCCGATGGGCACCGTGGGCGGCTCTGCTGTTGCCGCTGATCTGGGGCGGTTTCGTCGGTGATCCCTACCTCGGCTTCGCCAATCCGAATCTGTACACCGCGCTCGTCCTCGGACCGCCGTTGATCATGGTGCCGGCCCTGATCGCCACCATTCGCAGGATCCGCACCGAGGAGAGCCGGCGCGCGCATGATCTCGACCTGCGCCGGGCGGCCTATCAGGAACGACTGCGGATCGCTCGTGACGTGCACGACCTGATCGGCCACAGCCTCTCGGTGATCAACATGCAGGCCGGAGTCGCCCTCTACCTGCTGGACAAGGACCGGCAGAAGGCCGGGACCGGTTCGGACCACCGGATCGAGGACTCGCTGCAGGCGATCCGATCCACCAGCAAGAATGCACTGGACGAACTGCGCGCCACCCTGGCAGTCTTCCGCGGTGAGACGACTGATGGCAGGGCACCGGTGTCCGGGCTGGCCCGGCTGCCCGAGCTCGTCGACTCGTTCCACAGCGCAGGACGTTCCGTGGCGGTCCGGACCGACGGCCGGCTGGACGATCTTCCCGGTCCGGTGGACACCGCCGCCTACCGGGTGCTTCAGGAGGCACTGACCAATGTCGCCCGACACGCCGACGGTGCCGATGCCGAGGTGGTGATCACCAGGACTGCCGAACTGCTGGTCGTCGACGTGATCGACAACGGCCCCAGCGTCCCGCGCAGTGGTCGCGACAGTAATCGGGACGGTACAGCACCGGACAACCAGCAACCGAAGGGAAGCGGTTTGATCGGGATGAGGGAACGGGCACGAGCGGTCGGCGGCGAGGTGACCGCCGGTCCGCGCGCCGACGGAGGTTTCGCCGTGCACGCCGAATTCCCGATCCGGACGGAGGCGCAGGGATGA
- a CDS encoding SHOCT domain-containing protein has translation MCLLIPLLLAAVVFFLVRRGKIGPPPWVRAGGPGAWSGGPFGQTSPEYEARKTLANRFANGDISPEEFLERAAALNWTPGVDHRPNGDANKS, from the coding sequence ATGTGTCTGCTCATTCCGCTGCTGCTGGCAGCAGTCGTCTTCTTCCTGGTCCGCCGCGGCAAGATCGGTCCTCCGCCGTGGGTCCGCGCCGGAGGCCCGGGTGCCTGGTCGGGTGGTCCGTTCGGCCAGACCAGCCCGGAGTACGAGGCCCGCAAGACGTTGGCGAATCGCTTCGCCAACGGTGACATCTCGCCCGAGGAGTTCCTGGAACGGGCGGCAGCCCTGAACTGGACCCCCGGTGTCGATCACCGTCCGAACGGCGACGCCAACAAGTCCTGA